Part of the Xiphophorus maculatus strain JP 163 A chromosome 3, X_maculatus-5.0-male, whole genome shotgun sequence genome, GCAACGAAGGACTAGGTAAGCACAGCTAGACAGACTTCACGCAAACAAACGACTgcttagacaaggacccgacagagacacaggtgacactaaacaCACACGAGGTAATCAGGGCACGAGACACAACTtggaactaatcaaggggagacgGGACAATAGGGAGACTCGGAGACacagaaactcgaaataaatacacagaaaagcagaacatgacagctttgtaaaataaaattaataaaatgttacgatattttatttccaggtttttcaaataatcttaacattttatgtttaaacagtgttgaggaaaaatgattatttttagtgcttaatacagttaatcttacggcatgtgtaaaaggtatattgaacacttattttgaacaaatttcttaattttgaacaggtttgtgttaaggatttaaaattaaaccagatgGGCAAGCATTCAGACAacaggaaccaaatgcagatctCTCAATGGGCCTCCTGCTGTGTTGTCAGAGCACAGGAGGCCGTAAAATTAATATCTCCCCAAGGCACTATCATTTGAGCCTGGGGGAGAGAAGCCTGTTTGGTTCACAGCAGATCAAAAGTCTTCCagaaaccaacatctgggatggtgtaaaactgaatacaacatAGAAGGTTGAAACCactgacatttaatttctaagacatttttctaagtattaatagCATGTTTTAATAAAGATTGTATTATCTAATTGTAGAACTATTAATctagtaaatgatgaatgtatttgaaaattgtactatctgtgactatatcagaatcaaatggaaattgtttcaatgaaaatgttttgtttagtattagaaaattgctcaggaattatacctcattttgttctgttgattttatgtgttatttttggcagGACTCAATCTTTTGAGGTGCTGAGTGCAGAGGAGCAAAACTGGGATTTGTAAAGATAACCTTTCCTTGAAccaaaattactggatttaagtttctcctgagaatttatgtaaggagagataacgggagagacttcggatttcacaggtatctgtgaaatcttatctcatgTTTCTCTGTACCCAAAATGACCGTAGAACCCAGGAGGCCAGgacgcagctgttggctcttttgttctaccagagagcaaatggcctttgatctttggtgtaaattagggggagtttctaagtttctctgagtgcctaaggtagcttccagttggaCAACTGGAGGTACGCCTTAAtggaatatattaaaaaggaaagacacaccTTCAATATAAGACTTTGTGTACAGGAGtaaaaattcagagagctgccactattttgcttttttgcatcggctctctccaaagacgcgtctttgttttgtttttttgtttgtctttgtttgtctgtcttgtttgtctttgtctgtataaggtaaagaatgcatatctctgttcctctgcagctttgttgttgattcatacgttgctttgtatgggattaaactctgtaacTCTGTGACGTTAACAcgcattgttgttttccttgtggCCGCACGTCGCCCGCTGAGAGGGCCTGGGAGtttgaggaagagagagagagccaaacttttttctaaagttaattttaaattattcttccttaacaaCATATAAAGCCTTCTTCTCACAGATCCAGCCGTTTCTTTTAGTACAGCTCACTGATGTCCATTCTCGGTTCTGGAGAGAAGTTACACATTGACCATCAGTTGCAGGCTGCTGGTTTATCCAGGCTCTATGGAAAAACATCAGTTAAATGAAGgctgattgatttatttcataCAAAGCTTAAGAAACAACGTGTCTCTCACTGATTGGTCAGATCACTTCCGTCCATCCATTTCCATTTCCCTCCTTCATCTCTGAGACCAATCCAGAACCCTTTTATTAAACCATCGCCGTCCTTCCAGCTAGTGCCATCAACAAACTTCTGTGGAGAATGAGACAAAAAGGATTATATATATTTCCATCATTTCTATAACGAACAGTTGGtgttgaaaatatatttgcaattCATATAAACAGTTTCTGAATCTGTCTTtaccttttcttcttcatttccaACTATAGTCAGATCTGAACCCTTTCTTATGCAGTCTTCTTGTGCTTCTTCCCAGGTTTTCTGATTCCTAGGTACAGCATCATTAACTGCATAGCAGCTGGACTGAGAGTGAATCCAGCCTTTCGGACAAGAACTATGACGACTCTCTGAAACAACAGAGatcaattaataaatatttggaCTGAtcaatataattataattaggTATAATCTTTTACCATAAGGAAATCTGAACATAccactgttttctttctggtcttcacaagtttttattttttctttgagagttttaatttttgtctgcAAGTCATGGTTGTTCTGTTTAACTTGACTAATTTCTGCTGTCAGgtgtgaactttttttttcgcAGCTTGTGAAGTTTTGAGCCAAGGTTTTGAAATCAGAACTGATTTTGTTGTTGAGGTCtgcaaaatggaaatattttgatTACATGATGACAAGTGAACGATTAGACATATCGGATTCTGAACAGCACACATGTATATGCTTCAAGCGACTCATCGCCCTGAGGGAAAACATCGGGTTCATCATGAAACTGCTCTGACGGCTCGTTAGGTGACCACCGCATGTggtatttatatttctatttatttatctttgttaaTCTGCTCTGTACagtttctgaaaaaacaaacaaacaaacagtggtTTGGATTTGGGGAGATTGAAGGTCTTGCACTAAATGTAGCGAAACAAGCAGAGCGAAATTGTTGGGTGCTGGAGTCTGGTCTTGTTGGGAGCTGTTTTTTCCACCAGGAGGAGCCATGAGGTTGCGGTCTGTTGGAGGGCGGCTCCCGCGCACCGGTGCGTAATTGGCATAATCATCACCAGCATAAGAGGAGCAGGCGGCAGGTTCTCCAGCGCCAGAGTGTTATGCCAGTAATGGCACCCAGAGCCCCCTGAGTTATTTCTCTGTGCTTTCTCCGAGAATCCAACTCATAGTAATCCATcgttgttttcctgttttcaggtGCTTCTTCGTGACGCAGAGTATTCTTCTTGTGATGACCCTGTTCTGGCCTTTGGATTTCCCTCCCTCATGACCCCGTGGATCTATACAaactggttgcccgagttccaCCGTCTGATTCCAAGCAGTTTCCTGAAAGCTCCAGCTGGCAGCCGGACCTCTTCTCCGTTTTCCTCCACTCCCGTACTCAGCTGTCCGCCCTCCAACGACTCTCCCATCCGCAATCTCGGAGAATCCTCCAGCCTTCGGATGCCGGACCGGATTCCTTCACCTTCCGTCAGCCTTCCATGCTCCAGACCCCTAACCTGAGTTCCCCCGGCGGATGCACCTCACCTCACCCACACAAAGACGATCCCGATCCAGTCACTTCAAGAAATCATTTaccaaaccaaatatttatctgttttgagaaggaaataaactttatttatctgattcTTTGTGCATGTGGGTCAAGCGTGTAGCTTCAAATATGACAGAAACGATCCAAAATGCCAACATGCAGTGACTGGCTGCTGCCAAGAAGACACAGGAAGatgcaattttatattttggtgaTTTGTTCTAAAGAAGTATGTTTTTGAGGTTTGTCATGTTGTAAATTTTATATAGAAGGAAAGTTTGGTTGTTCATGAAC contains:
- the LOC111608030 gene encoding CD209 antigen-like protein E; the encoded protein is MSDNEVQYASHDFRNKRSARGLLSDKEAKRRRLYQKLVYCFGILYVISVMAFIGVRVYYLNNKISSDFKTLAQNFTSCEKKSSHLTAEISQVKQNNHDLQTKIKTLKEKIKTCEDQKENSESRHSSCPKGWIHSQSSCYAVNDAVPRNQKTWEEAQEDCIRKGSDLTIVGNEEEKKFVDGTSWKDGDGLIKGFWIGLRDEGGKWKWMDGSDLTNQAWINQQPATDGQCVTSLQNREWTSVSCTKRNGWICEKKALYVVKEE